Proteins encoded by one window of Candidatus Neomarinimicrobiota bacterium:
- a CDS encoding sodium:proton antiporter, translating to IILLFALFTIAGGIRLTGSLRGSPQVNLGFLILGTFLASWMGTTGAAMLLIRPLIRANRWREKKVHIVVFFIFLVANIGGSLTPLGDPPLFLGFLLGVDFFWTTVHMIKPMLLVVFILWVLFYLIDSYYFGQEVRHPPAEEGAETRRLGIEGSVNFVLLAGVVGSVLLSGLWNPHISFIIYHVEVFLQNAVRDLLLLALVVLSWKLTPGEIRTKNEFSWFPMVEVGKLFAGIFVTIIPAIAILKAGEEGVLRSIVGVVSTPEGDPVNATYFWATGILSSFLDNAPTYLVFFNTAGGDATVLMYDISNTLLAISAGAVFMGANTYIGNAPNFMVRSIAQEMDVSMPSFFGYMFKYSLPILFPIFLLVTWFFFV from the coding sequence ATCATTCTGCTTTTCGCGTTATTTACCATTGCCGGCGGAATCCGTCTCACGGGCTCCCTCCGTGGCTCCCCTCAAGTAAATCTCGGATTCCTCATCCTGGGAACATTCCTGGCCAGCTGGATGGGAACCACAGGGGCGGCCATGCTTCTGATACGTCCTCTCATTCGAGCCAATAGGTGGCGCGAGAAAAAGGTTCATATCGTGGTCTTCTTCATTTTCCTTGTTGCCAATATCGGTGGTTCATTAACACCCCTGGGCGACCCGCCGCTGTTCCTGGGATTTCTCCTGGGAGTCGATTTTTTCTGGACCACTGTCCACATGATAAAACCGATGCTTCTGGTTGTGTTTATCCTCTGGGTGCTGTTCTACCTTATCGATTCGTACTATTTCGGACAGGAGGTTCGCCATCCTCCCGCCGAGGAAGGCGCGGAAACACGAAGGCTGGGAATTGAGGGTTCCGTGAACTTTGTGCTTCTCGCAGGAGTTGTCGGGTCGGTATTGCTGAGCGGGTTGTGGAATCCCCACATCTCCTTTATCATTTACCACGTGGAAGTCTTCCTTCAGAATGCAGTCCGGGATCTCTTGTTGTTGGCCCTCGTCGTTCTCAGCTGGAAACTGACGCCCGGGGAAATACGAACGAAGAACGAATTCAGCTGGTTCCCAATGGTTGAAGTGGGAAAACTGTTTGCGGGTATCTTCGTGACAATCATCCCGGCTATAGCCATATTGAAGGCTGGAGAGGAGGGGGTGCTCCGGAGTATCGTTGGAGTCGTATCCACGCCAGAAGGCGATCCCGTGAACGCCACCTATTTCTGGGCGACTGGTATTCTCTCAAGCTTTCTCGATAATGCTCCCACTTACCTCGTTTTCTTCAACACTGCAGGAGGGGACGCCACTGTTCTGATGTATGACATCTCCAACACACTTCTGGCTATTTCCGCGGGCGCAGTATTCATGGGAGCCAATACCTACATCGGGAATGCCCCGAATTTCATGGTAAGATCCATCGCACAGGAAATGGATGTCTCCATGCCCAGTTTTTTCGGATACATGTTCAAATACTCGCTGCCCATTCTTTTTCCCATCTTTCTCCTGGTGACATGGTTCTTCTTCGTGTAA
- a CDS encoding NADH-quinone oxidoreductase subunit N, whose translation MDVTYYVSREDIQGILPEIILLVAALVILSLEMLPKRRPSLMLAVSLLGLMSGSIAVLQHGGERSVFSGMLSLSAYTMFLDLLYMAVGIASLVIAQNYLERRGGSLRGEYYALILFAVIGMMLMTRANDLVIVFLGLELLSLSLYVLVGFLRHDIYSNEGGLKYLLLGAFATGFFLFGAALIYGTTGTTNLEQMAVTIGSGGVLSQPILSLGIGLLIVGFAFKVAIVPFHMWSPDVYQGAPTTITAFLCTAPKAAGFGALLKVFIVGFSPESDAWVGLLWILAVLTMTVGNLSALVQSDVKRMLAFSSVAHAGYLLIGVLVFDTRGIASVLFYLIVYAAMNLGAFAIVSIVEKGEMGLALEDYRGLAARHPWLSAVLSLFMISLAGFPPTAGFTAKYAVFSAAISKGHIWLVVIAVLNTLVSVIYYVRLIVNMYMQKEKTELATFVSPNTMLLLAFLAAVVILFGLMPQWLLENARQAATVFS comes from the coding sequence ATGGATGTGACCTATTATGTCAGTCGTGAAGATATACAGGGAATTCTCCCTGAGATCATTCTTCTGGTAGCGGCGCTGGTGATCCTTTCTTTGGAGATGCTTCCGAAACGTCGCCCGTCGCTCATGCTCGCCGTGAGTCTTCTCGGCCTCATGTCAGGATCCATTGCTGTCCTCCAACACGGAGGAGAACGGTCGGTATTCTCCGGCATGTTGTCCCTCAGTGCGTACACAATGTTCCTGGATCTCTTGTACATGGCAGTGGGAATAGCCTCACTGGTGATAGCTCAGAATTATCTGGAAAGAAGAGGAGGAAGTCTGAGAGGGGAATACTACGCACTGATACTCTTTGCCGTCATCGGCATGATGCTCATGACCCGGGCCAACGATCTGGTCATCGTTTTCCTGGGCCTGGAGCTTCTCTCACTTTCCCTCTACGTCCTGGTGGGTTTTCTTCGTCACGACATCTACAGCAATGAAGGGGGATTGAAGTATCTCCTTCTGGGTGCCTTTGCCACCGGTTTTTTCCTTTTCGGTGCGGCTTTGATCTACGGAACGACCGGAACGACCAATCTTGAACAAATGGCCGTCACCATCGGTTCAGGTGGCGTGCTATCTCAGCCGATCCTTTCCCTGGGTATTGGACTGCTTATTGTTGGGTTTGCCTTCAAAGTAGCCATTGTGCCATTTCATATGTGGTCGCCAGACGTGTATCAGGGAGCCCCCACAACCATCACCGCGTTTCTCTGCACAGCGCCAAAGGCTGCTGGATTTGGTGCTCTTCTCAAGGTGTTTATTGTCGGATTCTCTCCGGAAAGTGACGCCTGGGTCGGATTGCTGTGGATACTCGCGGTTCTTACCATGACAGTGGGAAATCTTTCTGCCCTGGTTCAGTCAGACGTGAAGCGTATGCTGGCCTTCTCGAGTGTGGCCCATGCGGGCTATCTGCTCATCGGGGTGCTCGTTTTTGACACCCGCGGTATTGCGAGTGTTCTCTTCTATCTGATTGTCTACGCCGCCATGAATCTTGGCGCCTTCGCCATCGTCTCCATTGTGGAAAAGGGAGAGATGGGACTTGCACTGGAGGACTACCGAGGGCTTGCAGCAAGGCACCCCTGGCTTTCAGCCGTTCTGAGCCTTTTTATGATTTCGCTGGCTGGCTTTCCGCCAACGGCCGGATTCACTGCGAAGTATGCCGTTTTCTCGGCTGCAATATCAAAGGGACATATCTGGCTTGTGGTCATCGCAGTCCTGAACACCCTGGTTTCTGTAATCTACTACGTTCGACTTATTGTCAATATGTATATGCAGAAGGAAAAAACGGAACTCGCCACGTTCGTTTCACCGAATACCATGTTGCTGCTGGCGTTTCTTGCCGCCGTTGTCATTCTCTTTGGCCTCATGCCGCAATGGCTTCTTGAGAACGCGAGGCAGGCTGCGACTGTTTTTTCATGA
- a CDS encoding cob(I)yrinic acid a,c-diamide adenosyltransferase translates to MRITKVTTGTGDDGTTSLSRGERVTKDDPRIAALGSLDEINSAIGVVLSFDPVPDIAEVLTEIQNALFNIGGELAVVDHELDLVTGQDVEFLEGRIRDLNSSLSPLEEFVLPGGSRASAHLHLARSVCRRAERDFVSLSQKETVKPASLTYLNRLSDFLFVAARYQNLKDGGKESQWERKARNP, encoded by the coding sequence ATGAGGATTACCAAGGTTACCACCGGGACGGGCGATGACGGTACCACGTCCCTCTCCAGAGGAGAACGCGTGACGAAAGATGATCCTCGCATTGCCGCCCTCGGATCCCTCGATGAAATAAACTCGGCCATCGGGGTGGTTCTCTCTTTCGATCCGGTTCCGGACATTGCAGAAGTCTTGACAGAAATTCAGAACGCCCTGTTCAACATCGGGGGGGAATTGGCGGTAGTGGACCATGAATTGGATCTAGTGACCGGGCAAGATGTTGAATTTCTGGAGGGAAGGATCCGCGATCTCAATTCGTCCCTATCTCCCTTGGAGGAATTCGTCCTTCCCGGGGGGTCGCGAGCCTCGGCCCATCTTCACCTGGCCCGTTCGGTCTGTCGACGAGCTGAAAGGGATTTCGTATCTCTTAGTCAAAAAGAAACCGTCAAGCCGGCATCTCTAACCTATCTTAACCGCCTTTCCGATTTCCTCTTTGTCGCGGCCCGGTACCAGAATTTGAAGGACGGGGGAAAGGAAAGTCAGTGGGAGCGTAAAGCACGCAATCCGTGA